One segment of Penaeus chinensis breed Huanghai No. 1 chromosome 14, ASM1920278v2, whole genome shotgun sequence DNA contains the following:
- the LOC125032364 gene encoding uncharacterized protein LOC125032364, whose amino-acid sequence MSQVSGSLKSFQAFGSWAKLVPGEMKVLVVLGCKCNISLIAAVASSPIVKPCPCCFYCSPPLLPETDAFSLRRGRRRQRLFKLKFHHQALPPEYLDHYEASLRQEQRAAAAASANSSPACTPTTARHPREALGPEPAPARDAPEGGLQGGVPRRGGRGRGRAQRNSRPITIHEAGAGATEALLRDLLTRPHLQQAALQHVALARAQSVPSIMLASQQGARSPPSPGAAAQEEQLPYMGEMLLDARPRRGRKPKKADITHLISKNYGIHGAGLGVAGAMHEQVAMQHPDYSLHHLQQQLEQQQQQQQEEEAARRYSPMEQESLARSRSYSLLQSALAAAEAQDQSEPLNLCVRDRPFKCEPEQVQARGQVDLPRIKLEPPSVIEEEEASRGGEMCSPDGVAWAAGGRLGVPSHWLHDYRLKTEDGLSSGQSTPSLCSQSSHLPSLSPPAFPHMSPPPPLASPRMRLSPHLMGCPQSPHSPSPVPPASPLPPGHHHRHVHALLKESLQQRLEEAARERLSPQETLLKERGRGGSARGAGGGARRKRSALFIPPADPSTEVSICKFKFTGGPNPILEEKKMVSVDAGGTLRYFSGGERGVARDSRAAAAHVKLSGKLLDNITKCETDVKKIRLESDTEDTCSLSGLGSATTSPVGTLERGMQPPMLAPPMEDSPKRKRRSKKSSVREKLEQTLRERGLLIQTQQVESAEGATYCKFRQLRKFTRYLFRSWKDYLPGQLQEGGVPLDGYNDPRHPAFPHHLARGPPTPDHRLTSSAPLTRPSRAGGAPPPQPTWAFTLLS is encoded by the exons ATGTCCCAAGTAAGCGGTTCACTCAAATCCTTTCAGGCTTTCGGCTCCTGGGCGAAACTCGTTCCCGGCGAGATGAAAGTCCTGGTCGTtctggg TTGCAAATGCAACATCAGCCTCATCGCGGCTGTTGCATCCTCGCCGATAGTTAAGCCCTGTCCTTGTTGCTTCTATTGCTCCCCACCTTTGCTTCCCGAGACTGACGCCTTTTCCCTCCGCAGGGGCCGCCGGCGGCAGCGACTGTTCAAGCTGAAGTTCCACCACCAGGCGCTCCCGCCGGAGTACCTTGACCACTACGAAGCCAGCCTCCGTCAGGAGCAGCGCGCTGCGGCCGCCGCCTCCGCCAACTCCTCGCCCGCCTGCACGCCCACCACGGCCCGCCACCCGCGCGAGGCCCTGGGCCCCGAGCCCGCCCCCGCGAGGGATGCGCCCGAGGGGGGGCTGCAGGGGGGCGTGCCCCGGCGCGGCGGGCGCGGGCGCGGGCGTGCGCAGCGCAACTCCAGGCCGATCACCATCCAcgaggcgggggcgggggccACGGAGGCGCTGCTCAGAGACCTGCTGACGCGGCCGCACCTGCAGCAGGCGGCGCTGCAGCATGTGGCCTTGGCCCGCGCCCAGTCCGTGCCCTCCATCATGCTGGCCAGCCAGCAAGGGGCGCGCAGCCCGCCCAGCCCCGGAGCGGCCGCCCAGGAAGAGCAGCTGCCGTATATGGGCGAGATGCTGCTGGACGCGCGGCCGCGGCGGGGCAGGAAGCCCAAGAAGGCCGACATCACGCACCTCATCTCCAAGAACTATGGCATACATGGCGCTGGCCTGGGCGTCGCCGGGGCCATGCATGAGCAAGTGGCCATGCAACACCCGGACTATTCTCTGCACCACTTGCAGCAGCAGttagagcagcagcagcagcagcagcaggaggaggaggcggcccgCCGCTACAGCCCCATGGAGCAGGAGTCCTTGGCGCGCTCCCGCAGCTACAGCCTGCTGCAGTCCGCGCTGGCCGCCGCCGAGGCGCAGGACCAGAGCGAGCCGCTCAACCTGTGCGTGCGCGACCGCCCCTTCAAGTGCGAGCCCGAGCAGGTGCAGGCGCGCGGCCAGGTCGACCTTCCCCGGATCAAGCTGGAGCCGCCCTCCGtcatcgaggaggaggaggcctcgCGGGGCGGCGAGATGTGCTCCCCCGACGGCGtggcgtgggcggcgggcgggcggctgGGCGTGCCCTCGCACTGGCTGCACGACTACCGCCTCAAGACGGAGGACGGCCTCAGCTCGGGCCAGTCCACGCCGTCGTTGTGCTCGCAGTCGTCGCACCTGCCGTCGCTGTCGCCGCCCGCCTTCCCGCACatgtcgccgccgccgcccctcgcCTCGCCCCGCATGCGCCTCTCGCCGCACCTGATGGGGTGCCCGCAGTCGCCGCACTCGCCGTCGCCCGTCCCGCCCGCGTCGCCGCTGCCGCCGGGACACCACCACCGCCACGTGCACGCGCTCCTCAAGGAGTCGCTGCAGCAGCGCCTGGAGGAGGCCGCCCGGGAGAGACTCTCGCCGCAGGAGACCCTGCTGAAGGAGCGGGGGCGCGGCGGCAGCGCCCGCGGCGCCGGCGGGGGAGCGCGCAGGAAGCGCTCGGCGCTGTTCATCCCACCGGCCGACCCGAGCACGGAGGTGAGCATCTGCAAGTTCAAGTTCACGGGCGGCCCCAACCCCATtctggaggagaagaagatggtgagCGTGGACGCGGGCGGGACGCTGCGCTACTTCAGCGGCGGCGAGCGCGGCGTGGCCAGGGactcgcgggcggcggcggcgcacGTCAAGCTCTCGGGCAAGCTGCTCGACAACATCACGAAGTGCGAGACGGACGTCAAGAAGATCCGGCTGGAGAGCGACACGGAGGACACGTGCAGCCTGTCGGGGCTGGGCAGCGCCACCACCTCGCCCGTGGGCACGCTGGAGCGGGGGATGCAGCCGCCCATGCTGGCGCCGCCCATGGAGGACTCACCCAAGAGGAAGCGCCGCTCCAAGAAGTCGTCGGTGCGTGAGAAGCTGGAGCAGACGCTGCGCGAGCGCGGCCTCCTCATCCAGACGCAGCAGGTGGAGTCGGCCGAGGGCGCCACCTACTGCAAGTTCCGTCAGCTGCGCAAGTTCACCCGCTACCTCTTCCGCAGCTGGAAGGACTATCTCCCCGGCCAGCTGCAGGAGGGGGGAGTTCCGCTGGACGGCTACAACGACCCTCGTCACCCCGCCTTCCCCCACCACCTGGCCCGcggcccccccacccccgaccacCGCTTGACCTCCTCCGCGCCCCTAACCCGACCCTCGCGCGCGGGCGGCGCTCCGCCACCTCAGCCTACCTGGGCATTTACACTTCTCTCATAA